Proteins encoded by one window of Blautia luti:
- a CDS encoding RNA-guided endonuclease TnpB family protein, which produces MRKINRAVKIRIYPNKKQITQIEKTIGCSRFLYNRMLADKIRHYQEEKKMLKNTPVGYKKEYPWLKEVDSLALANVQLNLEGAFRKFFREPGVGFPHYKSKKHSRKSYTTNMVNGNICLQDRFLKLPKMQLVKIKLHRMIPEGWKLKSVTVSREPSGKYFASLLFDCENQTAEKRQAEKFLGMDFAMHGMCVFSTGERAGYPMFYRNAEKKLAREQRKLSRCEKGSRNYQKQKKKVALYHEKIKNQRKDFQHKLSHSLAEDYDAVCVEDLNLKGIAGGLHFGKGIQDNGYGQFLSMLRYKLEERGKYLIKVDRYFASSKICSVCGNKKKELALSERIYLCECGNRMDRDVNAAVNILKEGKRIYKKCA; this is translated from the coding sequence GTGAGAAAGATAAACCGGGCAGTAAAAATAAGGATCTATCCAAATAAAAAACAGATAACCCAGATAGAGAAGACGATCGGCTGCAGTCGTTTTCTCTATAACCGGATGCTTGCGGATAAGATCCGTCATTATCAGGAAGAAAAAAAGATGCTGAAAAATACGCCGGTCGGATATAAAAAAGAATATCCATGGCTGAAAGAGGTAGATTCTCTTGCGCTGGCGAATGTACAGTTAAATCTGGAAGGGGCTTTCCGGAAATTTTTCCGGGAACCGGGAGTGGGATTTCCGCATTATAAATCAAAAAAACATTCGCGGAAATCCTATACAACGAATATGGTAAATGGGAATATCTGTCTGCAGGACAGGTTCCTGAAACTGCCAAAGATGCAGCTGGTAAAAATAAAACTCCACCGTATGATCCCGGAGGGATGGAAGCTGAAATCAGTGACTGTGAGCAGGGAACCGTCCGGAAAATATTTTGCCAGCCTGCTGTTCGACTGTGAAAACCAAACAGCGGAGAAAAGACAGGCGGAAAAATTCCTGGGGATGGATTTTGCCATGCATGGGATGTGTGTATTTTCTACCGGTGAAAGAGCCGGATATCCTATGTTTTACCGAAATGCAGAGAAAAAACTTGCCCGGGAACAGAGAAAACTTTCCAGATGTGAAAAGGGCAGCCGTAACTATCAGAAACAGAAGAAAAAGGTTGCTTTATATCACGAAAAGATAAAGAACCAGAGGAAGGATTTCCAGCATAAGCTCAGCCACAGCCTTGCAGAAGACTATGACGCAGTATGTGTGGAGGATCTGAACCTGAAGGGGATAGCCGGAGGCCTGCATTTCGGAAAAGGGATACAGGATAACGGATACGGTCAGTTCCTTTCCATGCTTAGATATAAGCTGGAAGAACGTGGAAAATATCTGATAAAAGTAGACAGATATTTTGCATCCAGTAAGATATGCAGCGTATGCGGAAATAAGAAGAAAGAGCTGGCATTATCAGAACGGATATACCTATGCGAATGTGGAAACCGGATGGACCGGGATGTGAATGCGGCGGTCAATATTCTGAAAGAAGGAAAAAGAATATATAAAAAATGTGCATAA